From Phosphitispora fastidiosa, one genomic window encodes:
- the rlmH gene encoding 23S rRNA (pseudouridine(1915)-N(3))-methyltransferase RlmH — protein sequence MNIQIFAIGKVKEKYISDGLQEYLKRMRPYACVEVKEVPDDKVPEGLSAREAEQVKAREGERILKLLKPGQVVIALDSRGSMISSEQLAEEISGWGLAGKSDLAFIIGGSLGLHSEVIGRADLVLSFGKMTFPHQLMRLILLEQIYRAFKINRGEPYHK from the coding sequence ATGAATATACAGATCTTCGCTATTGGAAAAGTGAAGGAAAAGTATATCTCTGATGGACTGCAGGAGTACCTGAAAAGGATGAGGCCTTATGCCTGTGTAGAGGTAAAGGAAGTGCCTGACGATAAAGTCCCTGAAGGACTCAGCGCCAGGGAAGCGGAGCAGGTAAAAGCCCGGGAGGGCGAGCGGATATTGAAGCTGCTTAAACCGGGGCAGGTGGTCATTGCACTCGACAGCAGAGGCTCGATGATTTCTTCTGAGCAGCTGGCTGAGGAAATTAGCGGGTGGGGCCTGGCAGGTAAGAGTGATCTTGCTTTCATTATCGGGGGTTCGCTGGGACTGCACAGTGAAGTTATTGGCAGGGCTGACTTGGTATTATCATTCGGAAAGATGACATTTCCGCATCAACTTATGAGGCTGATCCTGCTGGAACAGATATACCGGGCATTTAAGATAAACAGGGGTGAACCGTATCATAAGTGA
- a CDS encoding BON domain-containing protein yields MISDDTSIQRNVENVLKNNRLLRNADIKIETRNGEVTLFGFVDVLAEKWAAGAAVAQVPGVTSVDNSLTVAVDGPIDDSDVGEGVREKFCAADRNYLHELTAEVNDGVVCIRGQAESLAVKEAAVMAAAGVPGVKDVVSILHIGVPE; encoded by the coding sequence TTGATAAGTGATGATACTTCAATCCAAAGAAATGTTGAAAATGTTCTTAAAAACAACCGGCTGTTGCGGAATGCGGATATAAAGATTGAAACCAGGAATGGTGAAGTTACACTGTTTGGTTTTGTTGACGTTTTAGCGGAAAAGTGGGCTGCCGGAGCTGCTGTTGCCCAGGTTCCGGGAGTAACATCTGTTGATAACAGCCTTACCGTGGCAGTAGATGGGCCCATTGATGACAGCGATGTCGGAGAAGGGGTCAGGGAGAAATTCTGTGCTGCAGACAGAAACTACCTTCATGAGCTGACTGCAGAGGTTAATGATGGTGTTGTATGTATTCGGGGTCAGGCAGAGAGCCTGGCAGTAAAAGAGGCAGCAGTAATGGCTGCCGCAGGAGTCCCGGGAGTTAAGGATGTTGTGTCAATTTTGCACATTGGCGTGCCGGAATAA
- a CDS encoding cyclic lactone autoinducer peptide: MFKRFNSMFILTAITLISLIASAGASTYSWLLSYQPEAPQQLKK; encoded by the coding sequence ATGTTTAAAAGGTTTAACTCCATGTTTATTCTGACAGCTATTACACTTATTTCCCTCATCGCATCAGCTGGCGCTTCAACGTATTCCTGGTTACTCAGCTACCAGCCGGAAGCTCCGCAGCAACTGAAGAAGTAA
- a CDS encoding tetratricopeptide repeat protein, whose protein sequence is MNARKRNKRIIIIFVVLISVGLLGTTIPMGFSYIGDYLGNSNQGTTGLSGSTEDRAVQDYIEGVKLMEQQKPDAAGEKFASAIKGFEQVLESDPGNLPVLGDLATTYFYSGNVDKAVYYAEKALEIEPKYTTVRLNYARYLFYGKNDVDNAIKQLEQIEESDSYYQDVLRLKQEIESANSQPPLPQGNQPQLEIPEGKK, encoded by the coding sequence ATGAATGCTAGAAAGCGAAACAAGAGAATAATTATCATATTTGTAGTGTTAATTTCTGTAGGGCTTTTGGGGACTACCATTCCAATGGGCTTTTCCTATATTGGAGACTATCTGGGGAACAGCAATCAGGGGACTACAGGTTTATCCGGGTCGACTGAAGATAGGGCGGTTCAGGATTATATTGAGGGTGTGAAGCTGATGGAGCAGCAAAAGCCTGATGCTGCCGGTGAGAAGTTTGCATCTGCTATCAAAGGCTTTGAACAGGTATTAGAATCTGACCCCGGGAATTTACCGGTTTTGGGTGACCTGGCCACGACATATTTTTATTCGGGAAATGTAGACAAGGCTGTTTACTATGCAGAAAAGGCGCTGGAGATTGAACCCAAATACACGACGGTAAGGCTAAATTATGCCAGATACCTGTTTTATGGCAAAAACGATGTTGATAACGCTATAAAACAGTTGGAGCAGATTGAGGAAAGCGACAGTTATTATCAGGATGTACTGCGGTTGAAGCAGGAGATAGAAAGCGCCAATTCACAACCTCCATTACCCCAAGGCAATCAACCACAACTGGAAATTCCGGAAGGGAAGAAATAA
- a CDS encoding peptidase MA family metallohydrolase, whose product MDNFALPTMSSGLVLQKSGRILFAAAMLFVIFSIIQPGVAKSQIYKGFRELSKHRMMWQTRGWSEVHSSNFVVRYTAQDSSIAEMVLESAEQSYEPVTRNFAGSYRGKILVVVYPTKDSLGRSFGWAADESAMGVYWAGVIRVLSPSAWIEEDDPEVVKEVFNNDGPLAHEFTHLLVDYETGGNYTRWFTEGIAQYIEAKVTGYRMDYRSIRDYDAIYPLSRMDRDFDSLNDQNMAYLQSFQIVNYLVELYGEDSLRDILEQLGRGRSMEASFKDVLGISLEQFEQDFGEWVIG is encoded by the coding sequence ATGGATAATTTTGCGCTGCCTACCATGAGCTCTGGCCTGGTACTGCAAAAATCGGGGAGAATACTGTTTGCTGCGGCCATGTTGTTTGTGATCTTTTCTATTATTCAGCCTGGTGTGGCAAAATCACAGATTTACAAAGGCTTTAGGGAGCTATCTAAACACAGGATGATGTGGCAGACCCGGGGTTGGAGTGAGGTGCACAGTTCAAATTTTGTAGTCCGTTATACTGCACAGGATAGCAGTATAGCCGAAATGGTTCTTGAATCTGCTGAACAGAGCTATGAACCTGTTACCCGAAATTTTGCCGGTTCATACCGGGGAAAGATACTGGTAGTTGTATATCCTACCAAGGATTCACTGGGACGGAGCTTTGGTTGGGCTGCCGATGAAAGCGCTATGGGGGTTTACTGGGCAGGGGTGATTAGGGTGCTTTCACCCAGCGCCTGGATTGAAGAGGATGACCCGGAGGTAGTTAAAGAGGTGTTTAATAATGATGGCCCGCTGGCTCATGAATTTACCCATCTGCTGGTAGACTACGAGACAGGCGGGAATTATACGCGATGGTTTACCGAGGGGATTGCTCAGTATATTGAGGCAAAGGTTACCGGATACCGAATGGATTACCGGAGTATCCGTGATTATGACGCAATATATCCCCTGTCCCGTATGGACAGAGATTTTGATAGTCTGAATGACCAGAATATGGCTTATTTGCAGTCATTCCAGATAGTGAATTATCTGGTAGAACTCTATGGCGAAGACAGTTTGCGGGATATCCTGGAACAGTTGGGCCGTGGACGGTCGATGGAAGCCAGTTTTAAGGATGTTCTGGGAATATCTTTGGAACAATTTGAACAGGATTTTGGTGAGTGGGTGATTGGGTAA
- a CDS encoding accessory gene regulator ArgB-like protein, translated as MTIHGLSERTGRYLAEKAGKPEQLPVLTYGLELIIGETIKLLLLVLIAYVLNLLLPMLFVFCTSIPLRVLTGGQHCSSSLRCLIVSLMAYIALGYLAVYLLSIMSPVNLLITAFLASIVMAATLDKFGPGYSVNYSSSSSKPTKTVTKLSFLFLAVWLVTILGVNITVGNQALSSTIIISTALGIYWQALMITPWGHKIINTADKGLCLLKIR; from the coding sequence ATGACAATCCACGGCTTATCTGAAAGAACCGGCCGTTACCTGGCTGAGAAGGCAGGGAAGCCGGAACAGCTTCCTGTGCTTACTTATGGTCTCGAATTAATCATCGGAGAAACCATTAAATTATTATTGCTTGTTCTTATTGCATACGTTCTGAATCTGCTGTTACCAATGTTATTCGTTTTCTGTACCTCTATTCCTCTTAGGGTTCTAACAGGCGGACAGCACTGCTCTTCCAGTCTGCGCTGCCTAATCGTATCTCTTATGGCATATATCGCTTTAGGTTACCTGGCTGTATACCTCTTAAGCATCATGAGCCCGGTTAATCTTCTGATAACTGCTTTTCTGGCATCTATTGTTATGGCAGCCACCCTGGACAAGTTCGGTCCGGGTTATAGTGTCAACTATTCCAGTAGTTCATCCAAACCCACAAAAACAGTAACAAAGCTGAGCTTTCTATTCCTTGCGGTCTGGTTGGTAACAATTTTAGGTGTTAATATTACTGTCGGTAATCAGGCCTTAAGCTCAACAATTATAATCTCGACTGCTCTGGGTATTTATTGGCAGGCTCTGATGATTACCCCTTGGGGACACAAAATCATTAATACGGCAGACAAAGGTTTATGCTTACTAAAAATACGTTAA
- a CDS encoding class I SAM-dependent methyltransferase gives MGYTSETTVMFPGKTFKINVVEDVDYLLDLVETDDDVPFWAVLWPAALGMAEYFWQNTAFGGKRILELGAGLGLVGIVAAAKGAEVVQTDFISEALQLAEQNARINGISKIQRVLADWREFPLDERFDLIIGSDILYEPTLHPFLKEIFQNNLKPGGTVVLADPGRDDAKSFISMLQNEGYQTNTVTKEVFETGRRICVSIYFLNKSGG, from the coding sequence ATGGGCTATACATCGGAAACAACGGTAATGTTTCCGGGAAAGACATTTAAAATTAATGTGGTTGAAGATGTCGACTACCTCCTTGATTTGGTGGAAACAGATGATGATGTTCCTTTCTGGGCAGTGCTGTGGCCTGCTGCCCTTGGGATGGCGGAGTATTTTTGGCAAAATACCGCTTTTGGCGGAAAACGTATTCTGGAACTTGGCGCCGGACTCGGTCTGGTGGGTATAGTCGCCGCAGCTAAAGGAGCTGAAGTGGTACAGACGGATTTTATTTCTGAGGCATTGCAGCTAGCAGAGCAAAATGCCCGGATTAACGGTATAAGTAAAATCCAACGAGTTCTGGCAGACTGGAGAGAATTCCCGCTGGATGAGCGTTTTGACCTGATTATTGGTTCGGATATTCTTTATGAACCGACCCTGCATCCTTTTCTTAAGGAAATATTTCAAAACAATCTCAAGCCTGGCGGGACAGTGGTTCTTGCTGATCCGGGCAGGGATGATGCCAAAAGTTTTATCAGCATGCTTCAAAACGAAGGGTATCAGACTAATACAGTTACCAAAGAGGTATTTGAGACTGGGCGCAGGATTTGTGTATCTATTTATTTTTTGAACAAAAGCGGAGGTTAA
- a CDS encoding sensor histidine kinase, with translation MEKMPILVLLLYSIPESTILISLSAAIYGYKVKENFYRIVLLGTSLAVITYIVRALPELKFGLNVLIEIPVFIILTAKYLKISFIKSFFYIFTGFIIIALLEYITYPVASLVFNMPVKEIFSNTLYRLITGWSYLLLMIAVTVILLKKKVSLVSATSFFYPKTRSKKINLVLISLVMLQAFLSGVMNMIIFNQEYKLWPLLDNIAFTRIAGLLLFTVPLVSIFLVKRLFTLSEQETITETQEAFIDNINKLFTTIRGQRHDFIHHVQVIYSMLQNDQLQEAKSYMENLLGEIQSVSRVIKVKDPVLSALFNTKTAVAERLNIILDVRQETPLEGLKLKPYEVVKILGNLIDNALEAVADEPPEFRTVKVSLKKFSFVFIFEVVNQRPLIDPLDIDKLFEPNYTTKKNHSGLGLAVVKQIVDQIGGEIIVKSSEEKGTSFSVIIPVK, from the coding sequence ATGGAGAAAATGCCGATTCTTGTTCTGCTTTTATACTCCATCCCTGAAAGTACCATTCTGATTTCATTAAGTGCTGCCATTTATGGATACAAGGTTAAGGAAAACTTTTACCGGATTGTTTTATTGGGAACATCTTTAGCTGTGATCACATACATTGTGCGTGCGTTACCTGAACTGAAGTTCGGTTTGAATGTATTAATAGAAATTCCTGTATTTATCATACTAACTGCAAAATATCTTAAAATTTCTTTTATTAAATCCTTTTTCTACATATTTACCGGGTTCATAATTATAGCTTTGCTTGAATACATCACCTATCCCGTAGCATCTCTTGTCTTTAATATGCCCGTTAAGGAAATTTTCTCAAATACATTATACCGTCTCATTACAGGATGGTCTTATCTTTTATTAATGATAGCGGTCACAGTTATATTATTAAAAAAGAAGGTTTCCCTGGTTTCAGCAACCAGCTTCTTTTATCCCAAAACCAGAAGCAAGAAAATAAACTTGGTGCTTATAAGTCTGGTTATGCTGCAAGCCTTCCTATCCGGAGTAATGAACATGATTATTTTCAACCAGGAATATAAATTATGGCCATTGCTTGACAACATTGCCTTTACCAGAATTGCCGGTTTACTCCTGTTTACCGTCCCTTTAGTTTCTATATTCTTAGTGAAAAGACTGTTTACCCTTTCTGAGCAGGAAACTATAACTGAAACCCAGGAGGCTTTTATTGACAATATTAACAAGCTGTTTACCACAATACGGGGACAAAGACATGATTTTATCCATCATGTTCAGGTTATATATTCCATGCTGCAGAATGACCAGCTTCAGGAAGCCAAAAGCTATATGGAAAACCTTCTCGGGGAAATCCAAAGTGTCAGTAGGGTAATTAAAGTAAAAGACCCTGTTCTCAGCGCTTTATTTAATACCAAAACAGCGGTCGCTGAAAGGCTCAATATTATCCTCGACGTCAGGCAGGAAACCCCACTGGAGGGCCTGAAGCTCAAACCTTACGAAGTGGTCAAAATCCTTGGCAATCTTATTGATAATGCTCTGGAAGCGGTAGCTGATGAACCACCAGAATTTCGCACTGTAAAGGTCAGTCTCAAGAAATTTTCCTTTGTCTTCATTTTTGAAGTTGTTAACCAACGCCCTCTAATAGATCCTCTGGATATTGACAAACTCTTTGAACCCAATTATACAACCAAGAAAAATCACAGCGGGCTGGGGTTGGCAGTTGTTAAACAAATTGTGGATCAAATCGGGGGAGAGATAATAGTTAAAAGCTCAGAAGAAAAAGGAACCAGTTTCTCTGTTATTATTCCGGTTAAATAA
- a CDS encoding LytR/AlgR family response regulator transcription factor produces the protein MSQKLIKVIIAEDQPNNRKFLRNILEKHDDFKVVAEAADGRDLINLTKRHMPQVVFVDIEMPKVNGMAAVKTLLDYNEDLLVVFVTGHSDFAVEAFEVSSFDYILKPYNEDRVLKTLDKIRGFIKERELDLQKLFNVFKSTDKLYVKCGYELHFIDADSIFYMEKERKKTVIHTVKGKFETHEPLNEIEKRLNPTNFFRSHKCYLINLKMVEKILPWGDNSYLVKFFNTSNDALMSRSKVKMLYEMLDVGSE, from the coding sequence ATGTCCCAAAAGCTGATAAAAGTTATAATTGCCGAAGACCAGCCAAATAACCGAAAATTCTTAAGAAACATTCTGGAAAAACACGATGATTTTAAAGTCGTTGCCGAAGCCGCTGACGGACGGGACCTGATTAATCTTACCAAAAGACACATGCCTCAGGTTGTCTTTGTTGATATAGAAATGCCCAAGGTCAATGGCATGGCAGCAGTAAAAACTCTTTTAGATTATAACGAAGACCTGTTGGTTGTTTTTGTGACCGGTCATTCTGATTTTGCCGTTGAGGCATTTGAAGTTTCCTCTTTTGACTATATTCTAAAACCGTATAATGAAGACAGGGTTTTAAAAACTCTGGATAAAATCCGTGGGTTCATTAAAGAACGGGAACTGGACCTGCAAAAACTCTTCAACGTTTTTAAGTCAACTGACAAGCTATATGTGAAGTGTGGCTATGAGCTTCACTTCATTGACGCTGATTCGATTTTCTACATGGAAAAGGAACGAAAAAAAACCGTGATTCATACTGTTAAGGGTAAGTTTGAAACCCATGAGCCGCTAAATGAAATTGAAAAAAGGTTAAATCCCACGAACTTCTTCAGGTCTCATAAGTGTTACTTAATTAACCTGAAAATGGTTGAGAAGATCTTGCCGTGGGGAGATAACTCATACCTGGTAAAATTTTTTAACACAAGCAATGATGCCCTGATGAGCAGATCAAAGGTCAAAATGCTGTACGAAATGCTGGACGTAGGCTCAGAATAA
- a CDS encoding methyl-accepting chemotaxis protein: MSKRQVFKIKPLVQLGIIFISITGGGTLIWTAFLLYYFRATPDEIKSLFMWVGPIGIVFGLVLLLLVNRLLVKIFEIFLDVISKVADKDLTQKIDFPTNDVFGRMAKAFNKMVEDIRQTIRQNKETAHLVASEANEVSIAIDQATASVQQISAAIQQIVGGTQGQAYQLNETLQITRELSAAVQQIAANSQAAHTASLNASELAVKGAGEVEKAVVMMNTISDTVADSVQVVKTLNERSEQIDDIVNVITSFADQTNLLALNAAIEAARAGEHGRGFAVVADEVRKLAEGSAKAAQQIGELIKEIQEETSTAVNAMVVGSNEVEEGVVVASQAQTALSEIVDTVNKTVRMVQEISTAAQQQSKGITQVVQSIDKVSNIAHQVSVATQQVSASTQQQTNTNEQVNANASRMAQFAAELKERIGKFRV; the protein is encoded by the coding sequence ATGTCAAAGAGGCAAGTATTTAAGATAAAGCCCCTGGTTCAGCTTGGCATAATATTTATCAGCATCACAGGCGGAGGCACACTTATCTGGACTGCATTTTTACTTTACTACTTCCGGGCTACACCTGATGAAATCAAGTCTTTATTTATGTGGGTGGGACCAATCGGAATCGTATTTGGTTTAGTGCTGTTACTGTTGGTTAACCGGCTGCTTGTAAAAATATTTGAGATTTTCCTGGATGTTATCAGCAAGGTTGCTGATAAGGACCTGACTCAGAAAATAGATTTTCCAACCAATGATGTGTTTGGGCGGATGGCTAAAGCCTTTAACAAAATGGTTGAGGATATCAGGCAGACTATCAGACAGAACAAGGAGACCGCACATCTTGTGGCATCTGAGGCCAATGAGGTTTCCATAGCCATCGACCAGGCAACAGCTTCGGTCCAGCAGATATCTGCGGCAATTCAGCAAATAGTGGGAGGTACCCAGGGACAGGCTTATCAGTTAAACGAAACCCTTCAGATTACGCGAGAACTGTCTGCCGCAGTACAACAGATAGCCGCTAATTCCCAGGCAGCACACACTGCTTCCCTAAATGCCTCGGAACTTGCCGTCAAAGGGGCCGGAGAAGTTGAAAAGGCCGTTGTGATGATGAATACCATTTCAGATACTGTAGCCGATTCTGTACAGGTGGTTAAAACCCTCAATGAACGGTCAGAGCAAATTGATGATATTGTTAATGTGATTACCTCCTTTGCAGATCAGACTAATCTCCTTGCTTTAAATGCGGCTATAGAGGCTGCCAGGGCCGGTGAACACGGTCGCGGGTTTGCTGTGGTTGCTGATGAAGTCAGGAAGCTGGCTGAGGGTTCGGCAAAGGCGGCACAGCAGATTGGCGAATTGATTAAGGAAATTCAGGAGGAGACTTCCACTGCTGTGAATGCAATGGTTGTTGGCAGTAACGAGGTAGAAGAAGGTGTTGTTGTCGCATCACAGGCACAGACAGCATTAAGTGAAATAGTTGATACCGTTAATAAGACCGTACGGATGGTGCAGGAAATTTCCACTGCTGCCCAGCAGCAGTCCAAAGGAATTACACAGGTGGTCCAGTCCATTGATAAGGTCAGCAATATTGCCCATCAGGTATCTGTGGCTACTCAGCAGGTTTCGGCATCAACTCAGCAGCAAACCAATACCAATGAGCAGGTTAATGCAAATGCTTCCAGAATGGCTCAGTTTGCTGCAGAGCTTAAGGAGCGGATAGGTAAGTTCAGAGTTTAA
- a CDS encoding MBL fold metallo-hydrolase: MRVCTLASGSSGNCTYIEGNGASVLVDAGLSGKAIKQGLETIGVDPLDLDGIMVTHEHLDHIKGAGILSRRYDLKIYATAMTWEQMLPTVGNIEDCNRGVLRREDYLEIEDLKIECFETSHDAAESIGFCFASGRVKVGITTDTGLLTRQARKHVDGSDLLIFEANHDLDMLKSGRYPWSVKQRILSDRGHMSNIAAGHCLASLISGKTNKVILAHLSRDNNTPELAFKTVADVLQESGLTPGQDLVMEVAPRFGPGTIWDMV; this comes from the coding sequence ATGCGGGTTTGTACTTTAGCCAGCGGAAGTTCCGGAAACTGTACATATATTGAGGGGAATGGGGCTTCAGTGCTGGTAGATGCCGGACTAAGCGGGAAAGCAATAAAACAGGGCCTGGAGACTATTGGTGTCGATCCTCTGGACCTGGATGGGATCATGGTTACCCATGAACACCTGGATCATATTAAGGGTGCAGGTATTCTTTCCCGAAGGTATGATCTAAAGATTTATGCAACAGCAATGACCTGGGAACAAATGCTGCCCACTGTAGGGAATATTGAGGACTGCAATAGGGGGGTTCTGCGCAGGGAGGACTATCTGGAAATTGAGGATCTTAAGATTGAATGTTTCGAGACATCACATGATGCTGCCGAATCAATTGGATTTTGTTTCGCCAGCGGGAGGGTGAAAGTCGGAATAACCACTGATACCGGATTATTAACCAGACAGGCGCGAAAACACGTGGATGGCTCCGATTTGTTGATATTTGAAGCCAATCATGACCTTGATATGCTTAAAAGCGGCAGATATCCCTGGAGTGTGAAGCAGAGGATTTTAAGTGACAGGGGTCATATGTCCAATATAGCGGCAGGGCACTGTTTAGCTTCTCTTATCAGCGGGAAGACTAATAAAGTAATTTTAGCTCATCTCAGCAGGGATAATAATACTCCTGAGCTGGCTTTTAAAACAGTTGCCGATGTATTGCAGGAATCCGGTTTAACGCCAGGGCAGGATCTCGTTATGGAGGTGGCTCCGAGGTTTGGACCGGGAACAATCTGGGATATGGTGTGA
- the murA gene encoding UDP-N-acetylglucosamine 1-carboxyvinyltransferase — protein MQKLYIKGGKTLEGKVRIGGAKNAALTIVCASLLAGDTVCLENMPDITDVNVLLDIITNLGVNVVRKGPDVVEITTPDRISTKTPYREVKKLRASNLLLGPLLARFCNAEIALPGGCNIGSRPMDLHIKGFEALGANISLEHGFIKGRCSRLSGSKIYLDFPSVGATENIMMAAALSKGQTVLENVAKEPEIVDLANFLNSLGAKIRGAGTDVIKIDGVDQLGGGRYSVIPDRIEAGTFMVAAAATHGDLTIENIISTHVEPLIAKLREANVEVIEDDETIRVIARDELRPIDIKTLPYPGFPTDMQSQVMAMLTVVKGTSVIVENVFENRLQVADEFKRMGAKIKVEGRTAVIQGVKRLQGAQVKASDLRAGAALILAGLIADGDTEICNTCYIDRGYEKIEQKLISLGASISRI, from the coding sequence GTGCAAAAATTGTACATAAAAGGCGGCAAAACACTAGAAGGGAAAGTAAGAATCGGTGGAGCCAAAAATGCTGCGTTGACCATAGTTTGTGCTTCATTACTGGCAGGAGACACTGTTTGCCTGGAGAACATGCCTGACATAACAGACGTTAATGTCTTGCTTGATATTATAACAAATTTAGGGGTAAATGTAGTGAGAAAGGGACCGGATGTTGTCGAAATTACGACACCTGACCGTATATCAACTAAAACCCCTTATCGTGAGGTTAAAAAGTTAAGGGCATCTAATCTACTTCTGGGACCATTGCTGGCACGGTTCTGCAATGCGGAAATTGCCCTTCCGGGAGGCTGTAATATAGGGAGCAGGCCAATGGACCTGCACATCAAGGGTTTCGAGGCTCTGGGGGCAAATATAAGCCTTGAGCACGGTTTCATTAAGGGCCGCTGCAGCCGACTGTCGGGGTCTAAAATATATCTTGATTTTCCGAGTGTTGGCGCTACCGAAAACATCATGATGGCAGCCGCTTTGTCTAAAGGACAGACGGTATTGGAAAATGTCGCTAAAGAGCCGGAGATAGTGGACCTGGCTAACTTTTTAAATAGTCTTGGGGCTAAAATCAGGGGCGCCGGGACCGATGTGATTAAGATTGATGGGGTCGACCAGTTAGGGGGAGGCCGCTATTCGGTTATTCCTGACCGTATTGAGGCAGGCACCTTTATGGTTGCTGCTGCGGCTACCCATGGCGACCTGACTATCGAAAATATTATTTCCACCCATGTGGAGCCCCTGATAGCAAAACTGCGTGAGGCAAATGTGGAGGTAATTGAAGACGATGAAACGATTCGGGTTATTGCCCGGGACGAACTCCGGCCTATTGACATTAAAACACTGCCATATCCCGGATTTCCTACTGACATGCAGTCACAGGTGATGGCTATGCTTACGGTTGTTAAAGGCACCAGTGTCATTGTGGAAAACGTCTTTGAAAACAGGCTTCAAGTAGCTGATGAGTTTAAGCGAATGGGCGCCAAGATAAAAGTTGAAGGCCGCACGGCGGTAATCCAGGGTGTCAAGCGGCTTCAGGGAGCTCAGGTGAAAGCGTCGGATTTACGGGCGGGTGCAGCCCTAATACTGGCCGGCTTAATAGCAGACGGGGATACCGAAATCTGTAACACGTGTTATATTGACAGGGGATATGAAAAAATTGAGCAAAAACTAATTTCACTGGGTGCAAGTATCAGCAGGATTTGA
- a CDS encoding S1C family serine protease, translating into MYHDDHDFYMGHRRPSLISYVAAALIGAVIGGMIVAFVTAGLFDNPTKMNTQDKKSPAPVQTPGESPVVRIAEEVGPTVVGISNRVDVSSFFNNQQVERGTGSGVIFNEAGYIVTNYHVIQDSDQLIVTLPTGKQVSGKLVGADRRTDLAVIKINEKGLETAAFGDSDKIKVGELAVAIGNPLGEELASTVTTGVISALNRTVDVNEQRFQLIQTDAAINPGNSGGALVNSRGEVVGINSVKIVDVNVEGLNFAIPSNTVKPIVESIIKNGRVIRPWIGIIGGDVNPAIKERFGLAVDKGVFVSELPPAGPAAKAGLKSGDVIISFNGQDTKDFGDLRTYIDKQSIGEEVELVVMRGANKNSIKVKLEQMPEE; encoded by the coding sequence ATGTATCATGATGACCATGATTTTTATATGGGACATCGCCGCCCCAGTCTGATATCATATGTAGCTGCTGCATTAATTGGGGCAGTAATCGGAGGCATGATTGTTGCTTTTGTGACAGCAGGTCTTTTCGATAACCCCACAAAAATGAACACTCAGGATAAAAAGAGTCCTGCTCCGGTGCAGACACCGGGAGAGTCACCGGTGGTCAGAATTGCAGAAGAAGTTGGCCCAACTGTCGTGGGAATAAGCAACCGTGTTGACGTTTCTTCCTTTTTTAATAATCAACAGGTAGAACGGGGAACCGGTTCGGGAGTCATATTTAATGAGGCAGGCTATATAGTAACCAATTATCATGTGATTCAGGATTCAGACCAATTGATTGTCACCCTTCCAACCGGCAAGCAGGTATCAGGCAAGCTTGTTGGCGCAGACAGGAGGACTGACCTGGCTGTTATTAAGATTAATGAGAAAGGCTTGGAAACCGCGGCATTTGGAGATTCGGATAAGATAAAGGTCGGGGAACTTGCTGTGGCTATCGGAAATCCGCTTGGAGAGGAACTGGCCAGCACTGTAACAACAGGTGTCATCAGCGCCCTGAACAGGACTGTTGATGTTAATGAACAACGATTCCAGCTTATACAGACAGATGCTGCGATAAATCCCGGAAATAGTGGAGGGGCTCTGGTTAACTCCAGAGGTGAAGTTGTGGGAATCAATAGTGTGAAAATTGTTGATGTTAATGTCGAAGGCCTTAATTTTGCCATACCAAGTAATACGGTAAAGCCTATAGTTGAGTCAATAATTAAAAATGGCAGGGTCATCCGCCCTTGGATTGGGATAATCGGGGGGGACGTAAACCCTGCGATCAAAGAACGTTTTGGGCTTGCCGTTGATAAAGGAGTGTTTGTCAGCGAGCTGCCCCCGGCGGGACCTGCCGCTAAAGCTGGTCTTAAAAGCGGGGATGTCATCATCTCCTTTAATGGGCAGGACACCAAGGACTTTGGCGATTTGCGCACATATATTGACAAGCAGAGTATAGGAGAAGAGGTAGAGCTTGTCGTGATGCGTGGTGCAAATAAAAATAGCATCAAAGTAAAGCTGGAACAAATGCCTGAGGAATAA